TCCCGCGAAGCGAGGATCCACGATTTATCGGGACATTCAGCCTGTGCCACTTCATCACCACAGACTAAAGCTTGCCTGGCGGCAGCCAAGCTTGTCCTGACGGACACGCCAGGGGTCTGTGCCACCAAAGCCAGGCGGTGGGGTGCATCATCCCACCCTAAGGCGTATCACGCCCCCTTGGCCCCGCGCCTCTTCAGATAGGTTCTGCCCGGCGAAAAAGCGGGTTTCTTTCGGAAATTCCCGATAAACGTTTTTCCTCCTCCTGCGTAATGCAGGTATGAGACAGAGACGTGAGACAAACAGGCAAGAAACCGGAGGAAAAGCGATGAAACGACAAAGCATTCGTACGGCGTCGGCGTGTCTTGTGCTCGCGGCGCTCATAGGAAGCGGGCTCTGGATGATGAACGCCTCAACCGATACGGTCAGAGGCGCCGCTTTCGAACGCGGCACACTCGAAGGCACGGTAACAACACCCGATGGAACGCCGCTTCCGGGCGCGTGCTGCTTGTACCTTAAGCATCCGGGATTCGTGGAGCGCATCGGGCCGCAAACCACACGGCAAGACGGCCTGTATCGATTCACGAACCTCGAGCCGGGCCGCTACACGTTGGAAGTGGAAATTCCGAAATTCTCTCCCTTGAAAGCGGACGTCCGTGTCTTGAGCGGCGAGAGCACCAAACACGACGTCATGCTCCAGCCGGAAAAGAGCGCCGAAGCGGCCGCTGCGCCCCGGCGCAAGCCCGTCGAGGAAAGCCGCAAAGCGGCCACGAGGGCCTCGCCCGAAATGGAGAAAAAACTGTCCGTCCGGAGCTACGAATTGCAGTCCACGGGGCAACCGATACCGGCAAGCCCCCACATCAAGAAGCTCCGAATTGCCGTACCCGATCCGACGCCTGGTCAACATTATTCCGGCGTGCAGACGCTGAATAGCCTCGGATACGTGGGAGGCTTAACAGTCGGAACAACCGGCTGCCGCTACCCTCCCGCGCACGGCGGAACACGTCCGCCGAACAACGCGGCCTTTGACGCGATGTTTTTTGAGACGTACGGCGTCAACCCCTTCATCGACACCGAGGACGACCGCCTCTCCACGTTCGCCACGGACGTGGACACGGCATCCTACACGGTGACGCGGCGTTATCTCACGGAGGGGGTTCTGCCGCCCAAGGAAGCGGTGCGCGTCGAGGAATTCGTGAATTTCTTCGACTACGGCTACGAACCGCCCAGCGGGAAGACGTTCGCCGTCTACGCCGAGGGGGCGCCCTCGAGGTTCGGCGGGCCGCGCCACAAGCTCCTGCGCATCGGCGTCCAGGGCAAGAAGATAATCCCCGAAAACCGCAAGGACGCGGTGTTGACCTTTGTAATAGACGTCTCGGGCTCGATGGATCGCGAGAACCGGCTCGAGCTCGTCAAAAAGGCGCTGCGTCTCCTGCTCGACGAGCTCACCGAGCGCGACCGCGTCGGAATCGTCGTCTACGGCAGCGACGCGCGCGTCGTTCTGGAGCACACCGGACTCCAGGAGCGCGGGAAGATTCTCACGGCCATCGAGTGGCTCGCGCCGCAGGGTGCCACAAACGCCGAGGCCGGCCTGCGGCTCGGCTACGAGCTTGCGGCAAAGGCTTTCCGGGAAAACACCGTCAACCGCGTCATCCTCTGCTCTGACGGAGTGGCCAACGTGGGCCAGACCGGCGCCGAGCAGATTCTCGAAAAGATTAAGGC
The DNA window shown above is from Acidobacteriota bacterium and carries:
- a CDS encoding von Willebrand factor type A domain-containing protein — encoded protein: MKRQSIRTASACLVLAALIGSGLWMMNASTDTVRGAAFERGTLEGTVTTPDGTPLPGACCLYLKHPGFVERIGPQTTRQDGLYRFTNLEPGRYTLEVEIPKFSPLKADVRVLSGESTKHDVMLQPEKSAEAAAAPRRKPVEESRKAATRASPEMEKKLSVRSYELQSTGQPIPASPHIKKLRIAVPDPTPGQHYSGVQTLNSLGYVGGLTVGTTGCRYPPAHGGTRPPNNAAFDAMFFETYGVNPFIDTEDDRLSTFATDVDTASYTVTRRYLTEGVLPPKEAVRVEEFVNFFDYGYEPPSGKTFAVYAEGAPSRFGGPRHKLLRIGVQGKKIIPENRKDAVLTFVIDVSGSMDRENRLELVKKALRLLLDELTERDRVGIVVYGSDARVVLEHTGLQERGKILTAIEWLAPQGATNAEAGLRLGYELAAKAFRENTVNRVILCSDGVANVGQTGAEQILEKIKAYAEKGITLTSVGFGMGNYNDVLLEKLGDKGDGHYAYVDTLGEAKRIFVENLTGTLQVIARDVKIQVDFNPQRVRSYRLLGYENRDVADKDFRNDRVDGGEVGAGHTVTALYELKLHEDAPKGRLATVYVRYKDVDRENSVREFSQDITAADFRDSFDAASPALRIAASSAEFAEILRRSYWARESDLGAVLDTVQAAEAPFKHDAKVIELASLVAKAHKLLEAENGPVVVPAEKEAFGK